TAACTAAGCCTAAGCAATTCCATGACTTTGCCAGATTTCTCAATCTGGTATAAATATGTATCAACTGTTCCATATAAAAGCCAAATCCAAGTATTTTGGCATCCAGATAAGAAAAAATCATAAGAAAATAAAGATATACAGTAAAATTCTAATATACAAGCGAGGTTGTATTCGACCATTCACAATGCGCTTTACCACCAATCaaaattaaccttcaaaattaaaaaccttAATTCCCATTGACCTAGTTGATCAAAAAGAATTTCCGCTTTTGACGCTGATTGAAGCAGGGATAGCCTCCACGTAACTAACATGGCCGTCTTGAGCAAAACAAACTCAGCCCTACTGTATATAACTAAGATTCGAAGCTCTAGAGGCTGTCCTGCATACTTCGACATTAAAATATACAAGTATTTGGAGTATTGGAGTGATTGACATTGTACTAACAGATTATTAGAGTTCAATAATCTGTGCCAACTGTTACTTGTAAGAGCTCAATTCGGACTTCCAATCAACTGCTTACCATGAACAATTTTCTAACATAAAtactaacaaagaaaattcagATTTTCCAAGCCAGTAAAAATTGCCTCTGCCTCACTAAAATCCCATATCCAAATTAGACCCAATTCATAACTTTGTACTCCCTTCTCCTTTTTCTAATCTTCCCATcaattaatcaaacagttaaagcATTTACAAAACTAAAGACTCAATCTTGTACCAAAATCGAGATAAAAATCCCCCAAATTTTTAGGGTTTCATAAGAACAGAATTAAAGGGGAAATTCATACTATTCGGTGACGTCTTCGAGTACCATGTTGACGTAGACATCGAAACCCCTCAGAGTCCCTACGAGCTCCTTGTCTCCCTTCATTATCACCCATATCTTCGAGCCTATGCACCGGTCGATCAACTCTGCGCATTTTCCAGGAAAACACCTCAAATTTTCCGTTTAATTTTCTCGAGAAAATACGGGAAAGTAGAAAGGGGAATGAAGTGGTCAAAACCTGATGGGAGTAGCTGCGAAGGATTGTTGGCGGCCATTGGAAGCGGAGGGAGCTTTTGTCTGCGGTAGCGAACGAGTTGGCGGCAATCTTTGGTCTGTCAGAGAGTGAGATCGGAAGTTGGACTCGAGACTTTGttagtgtaatttttttttttttttgaagaacctTTGTTAGTGTGATTTGCAAAGTCCAACCTGCCCTTGACGACTTTTTAatatttctttcctttcttctcaacatttgaatttggttggaagaatagatttttcagtgtggTCGCAATGCAAGTTGGTACACAACATATTATAACATATAGTTTaccgtttgtttttttttttattaaacgataaattttgttatattagataTTAAATTAGTCACTGAAGTATTTGAATCTACGTCGTCGTGCAAGAGTTCAACACATTTCTATTATAGTGGTAAATCTTTTCATACCCATTTTTGTTATGATTACATGAAAGAAATTTCTCAAGCGTAATCTTTAAAGATGTTGCACTCTTCTCCATTTTTTAACCAATTGTCAAAATTGGTGAATTTTTTCGTTACAGCTAAGGGCAAGTTTCGACATTGAGGTGAGGCAAATTACcataaaaatatgataaatttgATAGTTCAAAGTAAATTATCACGTTTAAAAATTCTTAGAGCTCAATAcaaaccaaaatttgaaaagataaaattaGAGGAAAACTAAGAGTATATTATTATCAAATCTAGAGCCTTAGatgcataaacatatattcttaACCGACTCAATTACGAAtttcttgctcattttttttctatttgtcttatattaaaataaaatgattccACAGATCaacatataataatatattaaatCTACATATTGGGTAAACAAATAATAGTGTCCAAAATGTGAAAAAGATGGTGGAATTAGCATGAATCGTATGA
This genomic stretch from Pyrus communis chromosome 2, drPyrComm1.1, whole genome shotgun sequence harbors:
- the LOC137722709 gene encoding sm-like protein LSM5; amino-acid sequence: MAANNPSQLLPSELIDRCIGSKIWVIMKGDKELVGTLRGFDVYVNMVLEDVTEYEITPEGRRITKLDQILLNGNNIAILVPGGSPEAE